One Rhipicephalus microplus isolate Deutch F79 chromosome 4, USDA_Rmic, whole genome shotgun sequence genomic window carries:
- the LOC119172732 gene encoding facilitated trehalose transporter Tret1-2 homolog produces MGSVMGYSAPALASMAAQGVHMTRSQETWFGSVLAVGALVGSLVSGFLIERFGCVRPIQLSSLGFVGGCLCIALCNASLPWMFAGRVLTGFCCGLVSLAVPVFVVDISPAHVRGLLGSGVQLAMTLGVLAVFVSGKWLDWLALALLCTVCPVLMAVAMAFAVESPRWLLAHGQRNKALDALRFLYGPEVCADAECLAIEASILRQPTAIGDLLQRSFSVPLAYTLLLMFFQQFCGINVITFYAVKIFESSGSDISAADCTIMLGVVQVIASLAASLLIDRAGRRCLMLVSSLFVAASLTMLGCFFYYKDMDNGEFRHRYRYAPLASLTTYIAAFCLGIGPVPWVVMGEILSPRARGFSTGVSTAFCFFCEFLITKEFQDLVLLFNFCGLFWMFALVTALQVIFIYTCIPETKGKSLEDISQIFESLQEFGSSSTQLHPVLTKPSPEGIEG; encoded by the coding sequence ATGGGCAGCGTCATGGGCTACTCGGCACCTGCCCTAGCCAGCATGGCCGCCCAAGGCGTCCACATGACGCGCTCCCAGGAGACTTGGTTTGGCTCGGTGCTCGCCGTGGGCGCCCTCGTGGGCAGCCTGGTGAGCGGCTTCCTCATCGAACGCTTCGGATGCGTGCGGCCCATCCAGCTATCGTCGCTAGGCTTCGTGGGCGGCTGCCTCTGCATCGCGCTGTGCAACGCCAGCCTTCCGTGGATGTTCGCCGGCCGCGTGCTCACCGGCTTCTGCTGCGGCCTCGTCTCGCTGGCGGTTCCCGTGTTTGTGGTCGACATCAGCCCGGCCCACGTTCGAGGCCTGCTGGGCTCCGGCGTGCAGCTGGCCATGACGCTGGGCGTGCTGGCCGTCTTCGTGAGCGGCAAGTGGCTCGACTGGCTGGCGCTCGCTCTGCTGTGCACCGTGTGCCCCGTGCTGATGGCTGTCGCCATGGCGTTCGCCGTCGAGTCCCCCCGCTGGCTGCTGGCCCACGGCCAACGCAACAAAGCGCTAGATGCTCTGCGCTTTCTGTACGGGCCGGAAGTTTGCGCGGATGCCGAGTGCCTGGCCATCGAGGCGAGCATACTGCGTCAGCCGACTGCCATTGGAGACCTGTTGCAGCGCAGCTTCTCAGTGCCACTCGCCTACACGCTCCTGCTCATGTTTTTTCAGCAGTTCTGCGGCATCAACGTCATCACTTTCTACGCAGTCAAGATCTTCGAGTCATCCGGCTCGGATATCTCGGCCGCAGACTGCACGATTATGCTAGGAGTGGTGCAAGTGATCGCCTCGCTCGCAGCGTCGCTACTCATCGATCGCGCGGGTCGCCGCTGCCTCATGCTGGTCTCCTCTCTTTTTGTGGCAGCCAGCCTGACGATGTTGGGCTGCTTCTTCTACTACAAGGACATGGACAATGGCGAATTCCGCCATCGCTACCGTTACGCGCCGCTCGCGTCGCTCACGACATACATAGCCGCCTTCTGTCTCGGCATTGGTCCGGTGCCCTGGGTCGTTATGGGCGAGATCCTGTCCCCCAGAGCACGTGGTTTTTCCACCGGTGTCAGCACCGCCTTCTGCTTCTTCTGCGAGTTCCTTATTACCAAGGAGTTTCAGGACCTTGTCCTCCTGTTCAATTTCTGCGGTCTCTTCTGGATGTTCGCCTTAGTCACTGCTCTGCAAGTCATCTTTATCTACACGTGCATTCCAGAGACCAAAGGGAAGTCTCTCGAAGACATCAGTCAGATATTTGAGAGCCTTCAAGAGTTCGGTTCCAGCTCTACTCAGTTGCATCCTGTTCTGACTAAGCCCTCCCCCGAGGGCATCGAAGGATAG